Proteins encoded by one window of Thermobaculum terrenum ATCC BAA-798:
- a CDS encoding DUF190 domain-containing protein, producing the protein MNVIGKAKRVRIYIGESDSYQGKPMHTAIVEMLRKEGYAGATVLRGIEGYGRGSRLHTAKILRLSEDLPLVIDIVDIPEKIEKLLPMLQSMGVNGLITVEDVDVHSYGEFHPGRELRNIRIKEIMTPNPISINVSSPIVDAIELLYNQVFKALPVIDNEKHVLGVITSSDLVNQGILPFYLPLLDKTDVDKKDLHNKAYNSSVSSVMSKPAVTINQDATAQEAANLMASKKIKRLPVVDDQDKLVGIVSRVDILAAAMHTKAREEDLKPPSQISSSTKVSDIMHTQVPTVDLGAPILDVVKGLLESPIHRLIVVDEQNKVKGIIGSSDLMNAVSSHNRAGIMEILRAQILRDERSMEHIRKIRARTAEDIMNREVVCISADADISSAAELMVKQRKKILPVVDDSGKLVGVIARDEILSSLSIQAT; encoded by the coding sequence ATGAACGTTATAGGTAAGGCTAAGAGGGTGAGGATCTATATAGGAGAGTCAGATAGCTACCAGGGCAAGCCTATGCATACAGCCATTGTGGAGATGCTGCGGAAAGAGGGCTATGCTGGGGCAACAGTGCTAAGGGGTATAGAAGGCTATGGGCGAGGAAGTAGGTTGCATACTGCCAAAATCCTGAGATTATCCGAAGACCTACCCCTGGTGATAGACATCGTGGATATCCCTGAGAAGATCGAGAAACTTTTGCCCATGCTTCAGAGCATGGGAGTAAATGGGCTTATAACTGTCGAAGATGTAGATGTGCACTCTTATGGAGAATTCCATCCAGGGAGAGAGCTGAGAAACATCAGAATAAAGGAGATTATGACTCCAAACCCCATATCTATAAACGTGAGCTCTCCAATAGTTGACGCTATCGAGCTGCTATACAATCAAGTATTCAAGGCCCTCCCTGTGATTGATAACGAGAAACACGTCTTGGGGGTGATAACCAGCTCCGATCTTGTCAACCAGGGCATACTGCCCTTCTATCTGCCCTTATTAGACAAAACCGACGTAGATAAGAAGGATCTCCACAACAAAGCCTACAACTCAAGCGTATCCAGTGTAATGAGTAAACCAGCAGTGACTATAAATCAGGATGCAACTGCTCAAGAAGCTGCTAACCTAATGGCCTCAAAGAAGATAAAACGTTTGCCAGTTGTAGATGATCAAGATAAGCTTGTGGGGATAGTCAGCAGGGTAGATATCCTAGCTGCAGCAATGCATACCAAAGCAAGAGAGGAAGATCTAAAGCCTCCTTCACAGATCTCAAGCAGTACGAAAGTAAGCGACATTATGCACACTCAAGTTCCAACAGTGGATTTAGGTGCACCTATATTGGACGTAGTAAAGGGGCTACTAGAATCGCCGATACATAGGCTGATAGTAGTAGACGAACAGAACAAAGTGAAAGGCATAATCGGTAGTAGTGACCTAATGAATGCAGTAAGCAGTCACAATAGGGCTGGTATTATGGAGATTTTAAGAGCCCAAATACTCAGGGATGAGCGCTCGATGGAGCATATTCGTAAGATCAGAGCCCGAACTGCCGAGGACATAATGAACCGCGAAGTAGTTTGTATTAGTGCGGATGCAGACATAAGTAGTGCAGCAGAACTTATGGTGAAACAAAGAAAGAAGATCCTGCCTGTAGTCGATGATTCAGGAAAGCTTGTGGGAGTGATTGCTCGTGACGAAATCCTCTCATCGTTATCAATACAGGCAACATAA
- a CDS encoding DUF6062 family protein gives MSHESLYYDLLEAIKNGECPICSVALRAVASWMDSVSYESVNDPQVRDSLRASYGFCNKHAYQWLDQRHLLGTAIIYSDVLEHINEDLQQLEYQRRDLITSVSTLITGKNIHEHHSKVPINSTKVCPACTVQAESEKIAREAFLEGLSEQEFRSTYEHSLGLCLIHLRSALQLAPNSKIFHFLKEHSIKQNDGLRKQLLEIIRKHDYRFRFEPITEERGADLRTIRHIAGEAGIRGLDLDKT, from the coding sequence ATGAGCCACGAGAGTCTATATTATGATCTGTTAGAAGCCATAAAAAACGGAGAATGTCCTATATGTTCTGTAGCATTACGCGCGGTCGCTAGCTGGATGGATAGTGTTTCTTATGAATCTGTAAATGATCCGCAAGTTAGAGATTCACTACGTGCCTCGTATGGCTTCTGTAACAAGCATGCTTACCAATGGCTGGATCAGAGACATCTACTAGGAACTGCCATAATATACAGTGATGTGCTTGAGCATATTAACGAAGACCTGCAGCAGCTTGAATACCAGAGACGAGACTTAATCACCTCTGTAAGCACGCTTATAACTGGCAAGAACATTCATGAGCATCATAGCAAAGTACCAATTAACTCCACAAAGGTATGCCCTGCTTGTACCGTCCAGGCAGAGTCCGAGAAGATAGCGAGAGAAGCTTTTCTAGAAGGGCTTTCAGAACAAGAGTTTCGTTCTACCTACGAACATTCTCTAGGATTATGCTTGATACATCTGCGATCTGCGCTTCAGCTTGCTCCAAATAGTAAGATCTTTCATTTCCTGAAAGAGCATTCAATAAAGCAAAATGATGGTCTGCGCAAACAGCTGCTTGAGATCATACGCAAGCATGACTATAGGTTTAGGTTCGAACCCATTACAGAAGAAAGAGGAGCAGACCTGAGAACCATACGTCACATTGCTGGTGAGGCTGGGATTAGAGGTTTGGATTTGGATAAGACATAG
- a CDS encoding carboxypeptidase M32, which produces MSQGKSALEALKEKWQIISALGYTGSLMTWDQETYMPPAGASPRARASAIVGRLAHEMSTSKEYGDLLDRAEKEVEGKDPEDPDFLMVKVARRDFERNVKVPPDLVARLREAEVHGVQVWQEARKKNDFAMFAPYLQRIVDLEKELAQSLGYKEHPYDALLDAFEPEMTTSEVRALFDNLRSQLVPLVAAISDRQSMVDDAILGRHVPFQQQMSLAQDLVKLLGYDLDAGRIDISAHPFTQGLASRDVRITVRVYENRMDSCLYAAAHECGHAVYEQGIPEEFEGAPLHSPASLGVHESQSRMWENVVCRGKDFLSFYYPRIQEMLPEQFGDVSFEDFYRAVNKSVPSLIRVEADEVTYNLHIMLRFDLELGLIEGSIDVNDLPRLWNTKMEEYLGIVPDSDANGVLQDMHWSSGLFGYFPTYTIGNVMSLQLYSKAVEDYPSIPSDLSSGDIGSLLRWMREHIHVHGRKYVPQELLERATGSRLDVGPYISYLRSKYGEIYGLLEE; this is translated from the coding sequence ATGTCTCAAGGCAAATCTGCTCTGGAAGCCCTGAAGGAAAAGTGGCAGATAATCAGCGCATTGGGTTATACGGGAAGCCTCATGACCTGGGATCAGGAAACTTACATGCCTCCTGCTGGAGCATCGCCCCGAGCGCGGGCATCAGCAATTGTAGGGCGACTTGCTCATGAAATGAGCACCTCTAAGGAATATGGAGACCTGCTTGATAGAGCTGAAAAAGAAGTGGAGGGAAAAGATCCCGAAGACCCTGACTTTCTCATGGTTAAAGTGGCTCGTAGGGACTTTGAGCGTAATGTTAAGGTGCCCCCTGATCTCGTGGCTCGCCTTCGTGAGGCCGAGGTCCATGGCGTCCAGGTATGGCAGGAGGCTAGGAAGAAGAATGATTTCGCAATGTTTGCACCCTATCTGCAAAGGATAGTTGATCTTGAGAAGGAGTTAGCCCAGTCCCTTGGCTACAAGGAACATCCTTATGATGCTCTCCTAGATGCATTTGAGCCTGAGATGACCACCTCAGAGGTAAGAGCATTATTCGACAACCTTCGAAGTCAACTGGTCCCTCTAGTCGCTGCCATCTCAGACAGACAATCTATGGTGGATGATGCAATCCTCGGTAGGCATGTTCCCTTCCAGCAGCAAATGTCATTGGCCCAGGACTTGGTTAAATTGCTTGGCTATGACCTTGATGCTGGGAGGATAGATATATCTGCCCATCCATTTACCCAGGGGCTAGCTTCCAGGGATGTGCGAATAACTGTAAGGGTTTACGAGAACAGAATGGATTCATGCCTGTACGCTGCTGCTCATGAATGCGGACATGCTGTCTATGAGCAGGGCATACCGGAGGAGTTTGAGGGTGCTCCTTTGCACTCCCCAGCTTCGTTAGGGGTGCATGAGTCACAATCCAGAATGTGGGAGAACGTAGTTTGTAGGGGAAAGGATTTCCTGTCATTCTACTATCCACGCATTCAGGAGATGCTCCCTGAGCAGTTTGGTGATGTTTCCTTCGAAGATTTCTATCGCGCTGTGAATAAATCAGTACCCTCTTTGATCAGAGTGGAGGCTGATGAGGTCACCTACAATCTCCATATAATGCTCAGGTTTGATCTGGAGCTGGGCCTGATAGAGGGCAGTATAGATGTAAATGACCTCCCTCGCCTGTGGAACACGAAGATGGAGGAGTACTTAGGTATTGTGCCCGATAGTGATGCTAATGGTGTATTGCAGGATATGCATTGGTCGAGCGGTCTTTTTGGTTACTTCCCAACGTATACGATAGGGAATGTAATGTCCTTACAGTTGTACTCCAAGGCGGTTGAGGATTATCCATCCATCCCTTCTGATCTGTCCAGCGGAGATATAGGCTCCTTGCTAAGATGGATGAGAGAACACATACATGTGCATGGGAGGAAATATGTCCCACAGGAATTGCTGGAGCGCGCTACGGGCAGCAGATTGGATGTGGGGCCCTATATCAGCTACTTGAGAAGTAAGTACGGGGAGATCTATGGTCTGTTAGAGGAGTAA
- a CDS encoding NUDIX hydrolase has product MASKMTVGVCVAAFDPENRILLFRHTYHPGGMWTLPGGHLHIGESPEAGLIRELREESGAEVKLISLIDIEVSPHWPGHMTLYYLADLLHPPKYSSAEVEAWDLFSLNELPARILPEARRVIARAQEFINTHHDKKSNEAKV; this is encoded by the coding sequence TTGGCCTCAAAAATGACCGTAGGGGTCTGTGTAGCCGCATTCGACCCAGAAAACAGAATCCTTCTCTTTAGGCACACATATCACCCTGGTGGCATGTGGACCCTTCCTGGTGGACACCTCCATATCGGTGAATCACCGGAGGCAGGGCTTATTAGAGAGCTACGGGAAGAATCCGGTGCGGAAGTTAAGCTCATTAGCCTCATAGATATAGAAGTATCACCGCACTGGCCTGGACATATGACCCTGTATTACCTGGCAGATTTGTTGCATCCTCCCAAATACTCCTCTGCCGAAGTAGAAGCTTGGGACCTATTTAGCCTCAATGAACTACCAGCACGAATACTCCCAGAAGCGAGGAGGGTTATAGCCCGGGCTCAGGAATTTATAAATACTCATCATGACAAGAAATCCAACGAGGCAAAGGTATAA
- a CDS encoding galactitol-1-phosphate 5-dehydrogenase gives MKALVWQGPYSLEIVEKDVPKPDPGFALVKVEACGICGSDIHGYTGESGRRTPGMIMGHEFAGTVTEVNGEARDVAVGQRVAVNPLWGCGKCFYCLRGDPQICPNRLTIGVNITESGAFSEYVTVPVSNLVPIADHVSFEEASTAEPLAVALRGFHLSGLSQNDVTLICGAGTIGLCALLVCKAHGLETVFITDKLSHRLEVAEKIGGISVAPEDNPAERVLSSTSGLGAKATLDAVGIGATITQSLMATMRGGKVVLIGLATPKVDIALYELVPQERLIQGSYAYTPDEYRQAVQLIEDGIVDVKPLIEKVVPLSQAPESFAALASGGDKSVKVVVKP, from the coding sequence TTGAAGGCTTTAGTGTGGCAAGGACCTTATAGTCTAGAGATCGTAGAGAAGGATGTTCCCAAACCTGATCCGGGTTTTGCGCTCGTGAAAGTTGAAGCATGTGGTATATGCGGTAGTGATATCCATGGTTATACAGGAGAGTCTGGAAGGCGCACACCTGGCATGATAATGGGTCACGAGTTTGCTGGAACAGTCACCGAAGTAAATGGTGAAGCCAGAGACGTAGCTGTTGGGCAGAGGGTCGCAGTAAATCCCCTTTGGGGTTGCGGTAAATGCTTTTACTGTTTGAGAGGAGACCCGCAAATATGTCCCAATCGCCTAACAATTGGCGTAAACATCACGGAATCTGGAGCTTTTTCAGAATATGTAACCGTCCCAGTAAGTAATCTGGTCCCTATAGCTGATCATGTTAGCTTTGAAGAAGCTTCTACGGCCGAACCTCTGGCTGTAGCACTAAGAGGTTTTCATCTATCCGGCTTGTCACAAAACGATGTTACGCTTATATGTGGAGCAGGCACTATAGGGCTCTGTGCATTACTCGTATGTAAAGCTCATGGACTCGAAACAGTGTTCATAACAGATAAGCTCTCACACAGGTTGGAAGTTGCAGAGAAGATAGGAGGTATCTCCGTTGCCCCTGAAGACAATCCAGCTGAAAGGGTTTTATCTAGTACGAGCGGCTTAGGTGCTAAGGCAACACTGGATGCTGTGGGAATAGGAGCAACTATTACCCAGTCGCTGATGGCCACCATGAGAGGCGGCAAAGTAGTCTTGATAGGACTGGCTACCCCAAAGGTAGACATAGCTCTTTACGAACTGGTACCCCAGGAAAGGCTGATTCAAGGGTCCTACGCATACACCCCCGATGAATACAGACAAGCTGTCCAGCTCATAGAAGATGGCATAGTAGATGTCAAACCATTAATAGAGAAAGTTGTACCCCTTAGTCAGGCCCCGGAGTCTTTTGCAGCACTAGCCTCAGGAGGAGACAAATCCGTAAAAGTAGTTGTGAAGCCCTAG
- a CDS encoding lactate racemase domain-containing protein, whose protein sequence is MYIPSDVTELVNEIPMPVLYRVRQKREYPIVEDIQSEVARELSESNILSNIKSGDRIAITAGSRGIISLPEVIKAVVAEVKKAGGEPFIIPAMGSHGGATAEGQRQLLADLGVTESYVGAPIRATMEVVKVGEVPGGPAVYMDLYASQADGIILVNRVKPHTDFHGNVESGLAKMCVIGLGKQVGAETMHLYGANGFRKFLSQAAQISVRSKPILGGVAIVESPSGKPAKIKALLPSDIGGPGEEELLKEAYDLLMRIPFRELDVLVVDYMGKNISGTGMDTNVIGRTMVHGEPEPHNPDISVIVVLRLTEETHGNASGIGLADVTTQKLLEQIDFKVTYTNAITSGIFGMQRVQIPIVMPDDRSAISLAIQCCGRPDAEHVRLARIYSTLDLEEILISESLLTEAKSNPDIEILGPEGPLSFQENGDITPWPGAVSHVHATGLEAGVDGIENL, encoded by the coding sequence ATGTATATACCCTCAGATGTCACAGAGCTGGTAAACGAAATACCTATGCCCGTACTCTATAGGGTCAGACAGAAGAGAGAATATCCTATCGTGGAGGATATACAAAGCGAAGTTGCCCGCGAACTTAGCGAAAGCAACATCCTGTCTAACATCAAAAGCGGAGACAGGATAGCGATAACGGCGGGTAGCAGGGGAATTATCTCCCTCCCCGAAGTTATCAAGGCTGTAGTAGCCGAGGTGAAGAAAGCTGGTGGCGAACCCTTCATCATTCCCGCAATGGGGAGCCATGGAGGGGCAACGGCTGAGGGACAGAGACAATTGCTGGCGGACCTGGGAGTGACAGAAAGCTACGTTGGAGCACCTATCCGAGCCACAATGGAGGTGGTAAAAGTAGGGGAGGTACCAGGCGGTCCAGCAGTGTACATGGACCTCTACGCCTCTCAGGCTGACGGGATCATACTTGTCAATCGGGTCAAGCCGCATACGGATTTCCACGGTAACGTCGAGAGTGGGTTGGCCAAGATGTGTGTTATTGGTCTGGGCAAGCAGGTGGGGGCAGAGACGATGCATCTTTATGGCGCTAATGGGTTCCGCAAGTTTCTATCCCAGGCCGCGCAGATCTCAGTAAGATCCAAGCCAATACTCGGAGGTGTAGCAATAGTTGAGTCGCCATCCGGCAAGCCAGCCAAGATAAAGGCGTTGCTTCCTAGCGATATAGGTGGTCCTGGGGAAGAAGAGCTTCTGAAGGAAGCCTACGATCTTCTGATGAGAATACCCTTCCGAGAGCTGGACGTGCTGGTAGTGGATTATATGGGGAAGAATATTAGTGGAACCGGTATGGACACCAACGTAATAGGAAGGACTATGGTCCATGGCGAGCCGGAACCACACAATCCAGACATCTCAGTTATAGTAGTGCTTAGATTAACCGAGGAAACTCATGGCAATGCTTCGGGCATAGGGCTAGCGGACGTTACCACACAGAAGCTACTAGAGCAGATAGATTTCAAGGTTACTTATACTAACGCCATCACATCGGGCATCTTCGGCATGCAGAGGGTTCAGATACCCATAGTCATGCCGGATGACAGGTCCGCGATATCTTTGGCTATACAGTGTTGTGGCCGACCAGACGCCGAACACGTCAGACTTGCAAGAATCTATAGTACTCTAGATCTAGAAGAGATACTCATATCTGAGTCTTTGCTTACAGAGGCCAAGTCCAACCCCGATATCGAGATTCTCGGACCGGAAGGACCGTTGTCATTCCAAGAAAACGGCGACATAACACCTTGGCCCGGTGCAGTATCTCATGTACATGCTACTGGCCTGGAAGCTGGAGTAGATGGCATAGAAAACTTGTAG
- a CDS encoding sugar phosphate isomerase/epimerase family protein: MQTKHSYRGLSAVPMIYFKAMVLEKTMDLSEWFDIAKELELDATEIHDRSLRSRDDAYIDDIAQQLEHRGLKVSQVVGAADLTNPNPDIRESELATTFNNIDIAARLGATCVRITAGQAHDALSHEQGVKLAVEGIKRAVEYATSKNVWVAYENHYKDYFWEKPDFSQRSEVFLEILSRLHDVPIKVNFDCSNQVMIGEDPVNLLRQVVDYVIHVHCSDRVAPNQYLHAVTGEGIVDYRSIFGILKQHGYSSWLSVEYNGTEGLEGLQRSINNVRRLWQEA, translated from the coding sequence GTGCAGACAAAGCATAGTTACAGAGGACTAAGCGCCGTTCCAATGATCTACTTCAAAGCCATGGTACTCGAGAAGACCATGGACCTATCAGAGTGGTTCGATATAGCCAAGGAACTGGAGCTTGATGCCACAGAGATTCACGACAGATCTCTAAGAAGCAGGGATGATGCATACATAGATGACATAGCACAACAGCTCGAGCATAGAGGTCTAAAAGTATCACAGGTAGTAGGAGCAGCCGACCTAACCAATCCTAATCCTGACATTCGAGAATCCGAACTCGCCACTACGTTCAATAATATAGACATCGCAGCGAGATTAGGGGCAACATGTGTCCGCATAACGGCCGGACAAGCACATGATGCTCTTAGTCATGAGCAGGGAGTGAAGCTTGCGGTAGAAGGCATAAAGAGAGCAGTAGAATACGCAACTAGCAAGAATGTGTGGGTAGCTTATGAAAACCACTACAAGGACTATTTCTGGGAGAAGCCTGATTTCTCGCAACGCTCGGAGGTATTCTTAGAGATACTCTCCAGACTCCACGACGTACCGATCAAGGTCAATTTCGACTGTTCAAATCAGGTCATGATAGGGGAGGATCCGGTTAATCTTCTTAGGCAGGTCGTGGACTACGTGATCCATGTGCATTGCAGCGATCGAGTGGCACCTAATCAGTATTTGCATGCCGTCACAGGAGAGGGGATTGTAGATTATCGATCTATATTTGGTATCCTCAAGCAACACGGATACAGCAGTTGGCTGTCTGTGGAGTACAATGGCACTGAAGGACTGGAAGGGCTTCAAAGATCAATCAACAATGTAAGAAGATTGTGGCAGGAGGCCTAG
- a CDS encoding glycoside hydrolase family 172 protein — protein MHSPLANIAQIRPARSKRISSYDRTGGNADRIQIAAGERVDLASIEGAGAIKHIWFTIASRDPMYRRNIVLRMYWDGEDNPSVESPVGDFFGQGWGLEYNFVSLPLAASPRSGRGLNCYFPMPFGNGARIEVENQSPTPVDAFYFYIDYEEWPEVDDSLGRFHAWWNREITDPDPSGENEWSCLAPELKHPSDEGNYLILDAEGRGHYVGVNYFVDCPSPMWYGEGDDMFLIDGEPWPGTLHGTGTEDYFCTSWSPAEEYQHPYFGYAHVDHSFGWLGRAHAYRFHIEDPIHFQESIRASIEHGHANNLTLDICTVAYWYQTEPHKPFPQLPPSEARHPMPAISVTDVHRWRHAWRQSMGGGKLWGNERPS, from the coding sequence ATGCATAGCCCTTTAGCTAATATCGCTCAAATACGCCCCGCGCGGTCAAAGAGGATCTCTAGCTACGATCGAACCGGCGGTAATGCTGACAGGATACAGATAGCTGCGGGTGAACGGGTAGATCTAGCCAGCATCGAGGGGGCAGGTGCTATAAAACACATCTGGTTTACCATAGCCAGCAGGGATCCGATGTATCGCAGAAACATCGTGCTACGCATGTACTGGGATGGTGAGGATAATCCAAGCGTCGAAAGCCCAGTGGGAGATTTCTTTGGTCAGGGCTGGGGCTTAGAGTACAACTTTGTATCCTTGCCACTGGCAGCATCTCCAAGGTCTGGCCGCGGACTGAACTGCTACTTCCCAATGCCTTTTGGCAATGGGGCCAGAATTGAGGTGGAGAATCAGAGTCCAACTCCGGTAGATGCGTTCTATTTTTACATAGACTACGAAGAATGGCCCGAAGTAGACGACTCTCTGGGTAGATTCCACGCATGGTGGAATCGGGAAATAACTGACCCGGACCCATCTGGTGAGAATGAGTGGAGTTGTCTAGCCCCAGAGCTCAAGCATCCATCCGACGAGGGCAATTACCTGATATTAGATGCAGAAGGTAGAGGGCATTATGTTGGCGTGAATTACTTTGTAGATTGCCCCAGCCCGATGTGGTATGGAGAAGGGGATGATATGTTTCTCATAGACGGTGAGCCTTGGCCTGGCACCCTGCATGGTACGGGCACTGAGGATTACTTCTGTACTTCCTGGTCTCCAGCCGAGGAATATCAGCATCCCTATTTCGGTTATGCGCACGTCGATCACAGCTTCGGGTGGTTGGGCAGGGCCCATGCATATAGATTCCATATAGAGGACCCTATTCACTTCCAGGAGTCAATTAGGGCCTCTATAGAACATGGACACGCCAACAACCTAACTCTTGATATATGCACTGTTGCCTATTGGTATCAGACAGAGCCTCACAAGCCCTTCCCACAGCTACCTCCCAGCGAGGCTAGACATCCTATGCCCGCCATATCAGTTACAGATGTTCACAGGTGGAGACATGCGTGGAGACAGTCAATGGGAGGGGGTAAACTTTGGGGGAACGAGCGTCCAAGCTAG
- a CDS encoding potassium channel family protein — MPKGDRASRQFVVIGLGRFGLTLAKTLTDWGHDVLGIDQDENRIQEARDLITHAVQVESLDERTISELGLSEADVAVVAIGENIEASILITAMLVEAGTKYVVARASTDLHGVILRKVGAHHVIYPEVQLGVELAHQLRVPGVGEYISMGEDAGIYKLQVPKEWTGKRLSQLYKSIHDPLFAVLVIIRTDEIVTTPGPEEVLAEGDTIAIICRESRLDELQISL, encoded by the coding sequence GTGCCAAAAGGAGATAGGGCATCCAGACAATTCGTGGTTATAGGGCTTGGCAGGTTCGGTCTAACCTTAGCCAAGACTTTAACTGACTGGGGACATGATGTGCTTGGCATTGATCAAGACGAAAACAGGATACAGGAGGCGAGAGATCTAATAACACACGCCGTGCAGGTAGAAAGCCTGGATGAAAGAACGATATCCGAGCTAGGTCTTAGCGAGGCCGATGTAGCTGTCGTAGCTATAGGGGAGAATATAGAAGCAAGCATTCTAATCACCGCCATGCTGGTGGAAGCAGGCACAAAATATGTAGTTGCAAGAGCTTCCACTGACCTACATGGAGTTATCCTGCGAAAAGTAGGTGCTCATCACGTGATATATCCAGAAGTACAGCTAGGCGTAGAATTGGCACATCAGCTCCGCGTACCTGGAGTAGGAGAATACATCTCCATGGGAGAAGATGCGGGAATATATAAGCTGCAGGTACCCAAGGAGTGGACAGGTAAAAGACTTAGTCAGCTCTATAAGAGCATACACGATCCCTTATTTGCAGTGTTGGTGATTATTCGGACGGATGAGATCGTCACTACTCCTGGACCAGAAGAGGTACTCGCAGAGGGAGATACCATTGCCATAATATGTCGCGAAAGCCGACTGGATGAATTGCAGATATCCCTATAG
- a CDS encoding TrkH family potassium uptake protein has product MRVKRARTISSHIKLLTGNDKSLTERPLLPAQRLVIGFLAVITLGTLLLMLPVSSNHGWTSPLVALFTSTSAVCVTGLVVVDTGTYWSPFGQLVILLLMEVGGLGFVVGATALVLLGKGRLGFQEREIVRQTGTTLILGGQSSFVTRAVTLALVGQLAGAILLLIRFIPEFGLIRGIWMSIFHSVAAFTNGSFDLFGDYRSLAGYRSDPLVLLTIAMLIIAGGTSLLVAEDLWRHRSWRKFTLDTKIIVIGIPTLLILGTVFIMLIESKNPNTLGNRPLGEQLLNSFFHSSAARTAGFTTWNFGLSDDRTLFFVIGLMFIGSAPGSMAGGIKITTMAIILAVAWSNILGRRDTELMRRRVPQEQVGQALTVALLGVLLIVTIALTISLLERARFRDDFIKVLFEVTSAFGTVGLSTGITPELSAPSQILLIITMFVGRLGPVTLATSLSHRSQSKYRFPIESVRIG; this is encoded by the coding sequence ATAAGGGTCAAGAGAGCCAGAACTATATCTTCTCATATCAAGCTGCTTACAGGGAATGATAAGAGCCTGACGGAGCGGCCTCTGCTCCCAGCACAGAGACTGGTAATAGGATTTCTAGCAGTTATAACCCTAGGTACCCTCCTATTAATGCTTCCGGTAAGCTCAAATCATGGCTGGACGAGCCCCCTAGTAGCTCTATTTACATCGACATCAGCCGTATGTGTGACCGGCCTGGTGGTGGTTGATACCGGCACATATTGGTCCCCGTTTGGCCAGTTAGTAATACTTCTGTTGATGGAGGTTGGAGGCTTAGGGTTTGTAGTAGGGGCAACAGCACTGGTACTTCTGGGTAAGGGTAGACTGGGATTTCAGGAAAGAGAGATAGTCAGGCAAACTGGGACTACCCTTATCCTCGGTGGACAAAGCTCTTTCGTTACCAGGGCAGTGACCTTGGCGCTAGTTGGGCAGTTAGCAGGCGCGATTTTACTCCTCATAAGATTTATTCCAGAGTTTGGCTTGATCAGGGGCATATGGATGTCCATATTCCACTCGGTGGCTGCTTTTACCAACGGCAGCTTTGATCTGTTTGGTGATTATCGTAGCTTGGCAGGTTACAGGTCCGATCCATTGGTATTACTAACCATCGCAATGCTCATAATAGCTGGAGGCACTAGCCTTCTGGTAGCGGAGGACTTGTGGAGGCATAGGAGTTGGAGGAAATTCACGCTCGACACTAAGATCATAGTTATCGGCATACCAACATTACTCATTCTAGGTACTGTGTTTATAATGCTGATCGAAAGCAAGAACCCAAACACTCTTGGCAATAGACCGTTAGGGGAGCAGCTGCTCAACTCATTTTTCCACTCATCTGCAGCACGCACAGCCGGTTTCACAACATGGAACTTCGGACTCTCTGACGACCGTACGCTGTTTTTTGTAATCGGCCTTATGTTCATAGGTAGTGCTCCAGGTTCCATGGCAGGCGGAATCAAGATCACTACCATGGCGATTATCCTGGCAGTTGCTTGGAGCAATATACTTGGTCGTAGGGATACGGAACTAATGAGAAGGAGAGTTCCGCAAGAGCAAGTAGGGCAGGCACTGACGGTAGCACTTCTGGGAGTCTTGCTTATAGTTACGATTGCGCTAACCATCAGCCTGCTGGAGAGGGCACGATTCAGAGACGACTTTATCAAAGTACTATTTGAGGTTACATCCGCATTCGGTACGGTAGGATTATCTACGGGCATCACTCCAGAGCTATCAGCTCCAAGCCAAATTTTACTGATCATCACGATGTTTGTAGGAAGGCTTGGCCCAGTAACCCTAGCGACATCATTGTCTCATCGATCACAAAGCAAGTACAGATTCCCGATTGAGTCGGTGCGAATAGGATAA